The proteins below come from a single Carnobacterium divergens DSM 20623 genomic window:
- a CDS encoding heavy metal translocating P-type ATPase codes for MRNDKKLYLVISVGIIALILEFLFQQNNLAQGLITIAGVIMSGVMFIGMVKTLRSGSYGVDILAITAIIATLAVGEYWASLIILIMLTGGDSLEDYAAKKARSELKSLLDNSPQIAHKYEGDQLVELPVEKVKVKDVLVVKPGEVVPVDGTVLSGQSLFDEASLTGESKPVNKQVGDSLMSGSVNGDGAITMAVDKLAADSQFQHIVRLVKESEQQPAHFVRLADRYAVPFTIIAYLIAGIAWYISKDPKRFAEVLVVASPCPLILAAPIAMVSGMSRSSRNGIIIKTGTTIEKLATANSIAFDKTGTLTNGVLSVDQIQTTGTITNEKMVLLAASAEQQSGHILAKSLMSYVGNQNLLKASKIEESIGNGVAAEVEGQEIKVGKLAFVAPNQTPEGIKQTALFISVNNQYAGFITFTDTIRSEAKETISQLKAEGLTKVMMLTGDQKDVATTIAKEVGITDVNAECLPGDKIAALKEIPDSERPIIMVGDGVNDAPSLTIADIGIAMGAHGSTAASESADVVILKDDLSKVSTVIQLSKDTMKIAKESVLLGILICTILMLVASTGIIPALLGAALQEVVDVVSIFSALRARKDRKIKSIN; via the coding sequence ATGAGAAATGATAAAAAATTGTATTTAGTAATAAGTGTAGGAATTATCGCTTTAATTTTAGAATTTTTGTTTCAGCAGAATAATCTCGCGCAAGGATTAATAACAATCGCTGGTGTGATTATGTCAGGGGTAATGTTTATAGGGATGGTTAAAACGCTTCGTTCTGGGAGCTATGGAGTAGATATTTTAGCGATCACAGCTATTATAGCTACACTAGCAGTTGGAGAATACTGGGCAAGCTTGATTATCCTCATTATGCTGACCGGTGGGGATTCACTTGAAGATTATGCAGCTAAAAAAGCGCGGAGTGAGCTGAAATCGTTATTAGATAATTCTCCGCAAATTGCGCATAAATACGAAGGAGATCAACTTGTCGAACTTCCTGTTGAAAAAGTGAAGGTAAAAGATGTTTTAGTAGTTAAACCTGGGGAAGTCGTTCCAGTTGATGGTACGGTACTATCTGGACAATCGTTATTTGATGAAGCCTCATTAACGGGTGAGTCAAAACCTGTGAATAAGCAAGTAGGGGACTCGTTAATGTCTGGGTCAGTAAATGGCGACGGAGCCATTACGATGGCAGTGGATAAGTTAGCAGCAGATAGCCAATTCCAACACATTGTTCGACTCGTAAAAGAATCAGAGCAACAACCTGCTCATTTTGTTCGATTAGCAGACCGATACGCCGTTCCATTTACAATTATTGCGTATTTAATTGCTGGAATTGCGTGGTATATTTCAAAAGATCCGAAACGTTTTGCTGAAGTTTTAGTCGTAGCGTCACCATGTCCATTGATTTTGGCAGCTCCAATTGCGATGGTTTCTGGAATGAGCCGTTCTAGTAGAAATGGGATCATTATTAAGACAGGTACAACGATTGAAAAATTGGCAACAGCGAATTCGATTGCGTTTGATAAAACAGGAACGCTTACGAATGGTGTCTTATCTGTTGACCAAATTCAAACAACTGGGACGATAACAAATGAAAAAATGGTCTTACTTGCAGCGAGCGCGGAGCAACAATCGGGCCATATCCTTGCAAAATCATTGATGTCCTATGTTGGAAATCAGAATCTATTAAAAGCAAGTAAGATTGAAGAATCCATTGGAAATGGGGTTGCAGCAGAAGTAGAAGGTCAAGAAATCAAAGTTGGAAAGTTAGCTTTTGTTGCACCAAATCAAACGCCAGAAGGTATCAAACAAACAGCTTTATTTATTTCAGTTAACAACCAATATGCGGGTTTTATTACTTTTACAGATACTATTAGAAGTGAGGCTAAAGAAACAATTAGTCAATTAAAAGCAGAAGGTTTGACCAAAGTGATGATGCTAACGGGTGATCAAAAGGATGTTGCTACTACCATTGCAAAAGAAGTGGGCATTACAGACGTTAATGCAGAATGTCTGCCAGGTGATAAAATTGCAGCATTAAAAGAAATACCTGATTCAGAGCGTCCAATTATAATGGTGGGAGACGGAGTCAATGACGCGCCTTCACTGACCATTGCAGATATTGGAATTGCAATGGGAGCACATGGTTCAACTGCTGCAAGTGAATCAGCTGATGTAGTGATTCTAAAAGATGACTTGAGCAAAGTCAGCACCGTGATCCAATTGTCAAAAGATACAATGAAAATTGCGAAAGAATCCGTCTTATTAGGTATTTTAATTTGTACAATTTTAATGCTAGTTGCAAGTACAGGAATTATCCCAGCATTGCTTGGAGCTGCTTTACAAGAAGTTGTTGACGTTGTATCAATCTTCTCTGCGCTTAGAGCACGGAAAGATCGGAAAATTAAATCGATAAATTAA
- a CDS encoding helix-turn-helix domain-containing protein gives MNFLLNKEYQHRMAILNHLELTPLQTTSIQEVSDSLSFSNFIVKKSIKQIIEDLTDHHITGIQIKLDSKKITFQSDGTDSILSLQWIYLKDSNLFLLLDGMFKDKNFSLEQFSANQFLSLSAAYLLRSELETILKKYHITIDSDLQLAGLESDIRLFLFEVYFHSFNSLEYPFSKELVELSELFLKELSMFLNTTFSSTQKVKITFFLCVTFQRLFFGNTLKKQVTSVPFNNIELAIKQVIVQFFLETTTLKKTQLKLETSFLCSFLFAGNLIPKISTQASLKFIETSCKPALDLTDIFLKQLNKRFDIQSDASYYNLLKRELNRIHYKFLTFNPSDLMMYFQANPEFLKENYPDFFLFSESFIHNNFNKKEETTILFYHYLFSLIRYLPASLLNNPIYVCVDFSHGKSYNHFISTSIKSFKFLNIVIESTLSNQTNLYLSDFKPAHSHCDYIIWKNPPLPTDWEYFGNKIIELKHKER, from the coding sequence ATGAATTTTTTACTAAATAAAGAATATCAACATAGAATGGCCATCTTAAATCATTTAGAATTAACTCCTTTACAAACTACATCGATTCAAGAAGTCAGTGATTCCCTCTCTTTTTCAAATTTTATTGTCAAAAAATCAATTAAACAAATTATCGAAGATTTAACCGATCATCATATTACAGGTATTCAAATCAAATTAGATTCAAAAAAAATTACCTTTCAATCTGATGGAACTGACTCGATTCTTTCGTTACAGTGGATTTATTTAAAGGATTCTAACCTATTTCTCTTGTTAGATGGCATGTTTAAAGATAAGAACTTCTCGCTAGAACAATTTTCAGCCAATCAATTTTTAAGTCTTTCTGCTGCGTATCTATTAAGAAGTGAATTAGAAACTATTTTAAAAAAATATCATATTACAATTGACTCTGATTTGCAGCTTGCAGGACTCGAATCCGACATTCGTCTCTTTCTTTTTGAAGTTTACTTTCATTCTTTTAACAGCTTAGAGTATCCATTTTCTAAAGAACTCGTTGAGCTATCTGAGCTATTTCTTAAAGAACTCTCTATGTTTTTAAATACAACCTTCTCTTCTACACAGAAGGTTAAAATTACTTTCTTTTTATGTGTTACCTTTCAACGACTCTTTTTTGGAAACACATTGAAGAAACAAGTAACAAGCGTTCCATTTAACAATATTGAGTTGGCTATCAAGCAGGTGATTGTTCAGTTTTTTTTAGAAACAACTACACTGAAGAAAACTCAATTAAAGCTGGAAACTAGTTTTTTATGCTCCTTTCTATTTGCTGGAAACTTGATTCCAAAAATCTCTACTCAAGCTTCTCTAAAATTTATTGAAACGAGTTGTAAGCCCGCATTAGATTTAACGGATATTTTCTTGAAACAGTTAAATAAACGTTTTGATATTCAATCAGATGCGTCTTACTACAACTTATTGAAACGAGAATTAAATCGGATTCATTATAAGTTTTTAACATTTAATCCTTCAGATTTAATGATGTATTTCCAAGCTAATCCTGAATTTTTAAAAGAGAATTATCCTGATTTTTTCTTATTTTCTGAATCCTTTATTCATAATAATTTCAATAAAAAAGAAGAAACAACTATTTTGTTTTATCATTATTTATTTTCCTTGATTCGATACTTACCCGCCTCTCTTTTAAACAACCCAATATACGTTTGTGTCGACTTTTCTCATGGAAAATCATATAATCATTTCATTAGCACTTCGATCAAGTCTTTTAAATTTCTGAATATCGTGATTGAGTCTACTCTATCCAATCAAACCAATTTATACCTTTCTGACTTTAAACCCGCTCATTCCCATTGCGATTATATTATTTGGAAAAATCCGCCTTTGCCAACTGATTGGGAATACTTCGGAAATAAAATTATTGAATTGAAACATAAAGAAAGGTGA
- a CDS encoding PTS system mannose/fructose/sorbose family transporter subunit IID encodes MAETEKIHLTKKDRLAVAWRSTFIQGSWNYERMQNGGWAFSMIPAIKKLYKTKEDRSAALKRHLEFFNTHPYIASPILGVTLALEEERANGAPVDDVAIQGVKVGMMGPLAGVGDPVFWFTVRPMLGALGASLAMGGNILGPIIFFVAWNLIRWGFMWYTQEFGYKAGSKITEDLSGGVLQDVTKGASILGMFVLAALVQRWVSIKFLPVVSEVKLDKGAYIEWDKLPGGGEGIRNAFEQVNSGLALSSTKVTTLQNNLDQLIPGLAALLLTFFCMWLLKKKVSPIIIILGLFVVGVLGHVIGLL; translated from the coding sequence ATGGCAGAAACAGAAAAAATTCATTTAACGAAAAAAGATCGTTTAGCCGTTGCATGGCGTTCAACATTTATTCAAGGTTCTTGGAACTATGAACGTATGCAAAATGGTGGTTGGGCATTCTCAATGATCCCAGCGATCAAAAAATTATATAAAACAAAAGAAGATCGTTCAGCAGCATTGAAACGTCACTTAGAGTTCTTTAATACTCACCCATATATTGCTTCACCAATTCTTGGGGTAACCTTAGCACTTGAAGAAGAACGTGCGAATGGCGCGCCAGTTGATGACGTAGCAATCCAAGGGGTTAAAGTTGGGATGATGGGTCCATTAGCTGGTGTTGGTGATCCAGTATTCTGGTTTACAGTTCGTCCAATGTTAGGCGCACTAGGTGCATCATTAGCAATGGGTGGAAACATTCTTGGTCCAATTATTTTCTTCGTAGCATGGAACTTAATTCGTTGGGGCTTTATGTGGTACACACAAGAATTCGGTTATAAAGCCGGTTCTAAAATTACAGAAGATCTTTCTGGTGGCGTATTACAAGACGTGACAAAAGGAGCGTCAATTCTTGGGATGTTCGTTCTGGCAGCCTTAGTACAGCGGTGGGTATCCATTAAATTCTTACCAGTTGTCTCTGAAGTTAAGCTAGACAAAGGTGCGTATATTGAATGGGATAAACTTCCAGGAGGCGGCGAAGGAATTCGCAATGCTTTCGAACAAGTGAACTCAGGATTAGCCCTTTCATCTACTAAAGTAACAACGTTACAAAACAACTTAGATCAATTGATTCCTGGTTTAGCTGCATTATTATTAACATTCTTCTGCATGTGGTTATTGAAGAAAAAAGTTAGCCCAATCATTATCATTCTTGGTTTATTCGTAGTTGGTGTGCTTGGTCACGTAATCGGTCTTTTATAA
- a CDS encoding PTS mannose/fructose/sorbose transporter subunit IIC, with amino-acid sequence MSIISIVLVILIAFLAGMEGILDEFQFHQPLVACTLIGLVTGNLTAGIVLGGTLQMIALGWANIGAAVAPDAALASVASAIILVLGGQGVKGVPSAIAIAVPLAVAGLFLTMIVRTLAVPIVHMMDTAAEDGNIRKIEMLHILAVCMQGIRIAIPAAALLFIPAETVQSFLESMPAWLTEGMAIGGGMVVAVGYALVINMMATKEVWPFFIIGFVVAAISQLTLIALGALGVALALIYLNLSKMGGSSNGGGGSNSGDPLGDILNDY; translated from the coding sequence ATGTCTATTATATCAATTGTTTTAGTAATATTAATTGCTTTTCTAGCTGGTATGGAAGGAATTTTAGATGAATTCCAATTTCATCAACCACTAGTAGCATGTACGTTAATCGGATTAGTAACAGGTAACTTGACAGCGGGTATCGTTCTTGGCGGTACACTTCAAATGATCGCTCTTGGATGGGCAAATATTGGAGCAGCCGTAGCACCAGATGCTGCATTGGCATCCGTTGCATCAGCAATTATTTTAGTATTAGGTGGACAAGGCGTTAAAGGCGTTCCATCAGCAATCGCAATCGCGGTTCCACTTGCAGTAGCAGGTTTATTCTTAACAATGATCGTTCGTACGCTTGCAGTACCTATCGTTCACATGATGGATACAGCGGCAGAAGATGGAAATATCAGAAAAATTGAAATGTTACACATTCTTGCAGTATGTATGCAAGGGATTCGTATTGCAATTCCTGCAGCAGCACTTTTATTCATCCCAGCAGAAACGGTTCAATCATTCTTGGAATCAATGCCAGCATGGTTAACTGAAGGTATGGCTATTGGTGGTGGAATGGTCGTTGCCGTTGGTTACGCATTAGTAATCAATATGATGGCAACAAAAGAAGTATGGCCATTCTTTATTATCGGTTTCGTTGTAGCAGCAATTTCTCAATTAACATTAATCGCTCTTGGAGCACTTGGTGTTGCATTAGCACTGATTTACTTGAACCTTTCTAAAATGGGTGGTTCTTCAAACGGTGGCGGCGGAAGCAATTCTGGCGACCCACTGGGGGATATCTTAAACGACTATTAA
- a CDS encoding cation-translocating P-type ATPase: MKFYNKESQEVLNEFNVSMTEGLTDTVVESNRERFGANKLNEEKSDPYWKIYLRSFKEPIVIVLMGAILLSFFSAYYDFQIKGDVKHGTEALYEGTAILILIIINATLSFWQEISAKKSLDALKQLSNRQVALLRNGNWGRYDSVDLVPGDIVKVNVGDFIEADIRWVDTSELQVIESHLTGEADAIQKDSQALEGEIGVGDQRNMGFSGSTVSNGSGIGIVVATGQKTELGKIAELLQKVESKPSPLQHTVGKLTKSLMLISGLVVVFTLIVGMIQSYQATGALTFSAIGGVLSTSIALAVASIPDALPAVLSIVLTIGASKMAKNKGLIKSLNSVETLGATSYVCSDKTGTLTKNEMTVTQFFANGDAYFVTGKGYSPEGKIISDNPDTNAYQSFMKGAVLCNEAEVKLVEQQYKPFGNPTEVALVVLGEKAGITKKDILEKGSEIYRVLPFTSSRKMMSIIVKEDDQYKLYTKGAPDVLVEKSAYILHENERVETSLLIKKLEETTLNFAKEALRTLAVAEKVLTKEEATNGTVEELEVGFTVTGIAGIIDPPREEVRESVQQLKEASVKVVMITGDHEATAKAIAYDLTIIDSLDAPSIKGSAIEKMTDEELFEVVKETQVYARVSPEHKQRIVEQLQKHGEIVAMTGDGVNDAPALRAADIGIAMGIAGTEVTKDSADLILLDDKFTTIQKTVESGRTIYANIKNFMRHELTTNVAEVLSLLIGLLFFTKGMGQVPASTPTLTALMILWVNMVSDAVPSFSLGYDVAESDIMSEKPRNPKESVLANYTWSRVLIRGTVMGLMVYAAFILAAKNGMSSNQAQTVAFLTLVYGQLWHVFDARSSKTLFRRNPFQNKPLVAAVLFAGISSYLVTIIPFFNTVMGTAPLSLNVYLLLLVVPAIPTFILSGLKELFGIKIW, encoded by the coding sequence ATGAAATTTTACAACAAGGAGAGCCAAGAGGTACTAAATGAATTTAATGTGTCTATGACAGAAGGATTAACAGATACTGTTGTGGAATCAAATAGAGAGCGTTTCGGAGCAAATAAATTAAACGAAGAAAAATCAGATCCGTATTGGAAAATCTATTTACGCAGTTTTAAAGAGCCAATCGTGATTGTTTTAATGGGTGCAATTTTATTATCTTTTTTCAGTGCCTATTACGATTTTCAAATTAAAGGCGATGTAAAGCACGGAACAGAAGCTCTTTATGAAGGAACGGCAATTTTAATTTTGATTATTATTAATGCGACCCTGTCATTTTGGCAAGAAATTAGCGCTAAGAAAAGTTTAGATGCGTTGAAACAACTTTCCAATCGTCAAGTCGCTCTTTTACGAAATGGCAATTGGGGACGCTATGATTCAGTCGACCTTGTGCCGGGAGATATCGTAAAAGTAAACGTTGGTGATTTTATTGAAGCAGATATCAGATGGGTTGATACGTCAGAATTACAGGTGATTGAATCGCATTTGACAGGCGAAGCAGATGCCATTCAAAAGGACAGTCAAGCGCTTGAAGGAGAGATTGGCGTTGGTGATCAACGAAACATGGGGTTCTCAGGATCAACAGTTTCAAATGGTAGTGGAATTGGGATTGTTGTTGCAACCGGTCAAAAAACCGAATTAGGAAAAATTGCTGAGCTGCTTCAAAAGGTTGAGTCAAAACCTTCACCATTACAACACACAGTTGGAAAATTGACTAAATCGCTAATGTTGATTTCTGGTTTAGTCGTTGTGTTTACCTTAATTGTTGGAATGATTCAATCCTATCAAGCAACAGGGGCATTAACTTTTTCCGCAATTGGCGGGGTGTTGTCTACTTCAATTGCTTTAGCCGTAGCCTCTATTCCAGATGCATTGCCAGCAGTGTTATCCATCGTTTTAACCATCGGTGCAAGTAAGATGGCTAAAAACAAAGGGTTAATTAAATCACTAAACAGTGTTGAGACGCTAGGCGCAACTTCTTATGTTTGTTCCGATAAAACAGGAACGTTAACGAAAAATGAAATGACCGTGACGCAATTCTTTGCCAACGGTGACGCATACTTTGTTACAGGCAAAGGGTATTCACCAGAAGGTAAAATTATCAGTGACAATCCAGATACGAATGCCTACCAATCATTTATGAAAGGTGCTGTTCTATGTAATGAAGCCGAAGTAAAATTGGTAGAGCAACAATACAAGCCTTTTGGAAATCCAACAGAGGTAGCTTTAGTTGTTTTAGGAGAGAAAGCCGGAATTACCAAAAAGGACATCCTTGAAAAGGGCAGTGAAATTTACCGAGTTTTACCTTTTACAAGTAGTCGGAAAATGATGAGTATTATTGTAAAAGAAGACGACCAGTATAAGCTTTATACTAAAGGAGCACCGGATGTATTGGTTGAAAAAAGCGCCTATATTTTGCATGAAAATGAACGCGTTGAAACCTCTCTTTTAATTAAAAAATTAGAAGAAACAACCTTGAATTTTGCTAAAGAGGCATTAAGAACTCTTGCCGTAGCGGAAAAAGTTTTAACCAAAGAAGAAGCAACCAATGGAACGGTGGAAGAATTAGAAGTAGGCTTTACTGTGACCGGAATAGCCGGAATTATTGATCCACCAAGAGAAGAAGTCAGAGAATCTGTTCAGCAATTGAAGGAAGCTTCAGTTAAAGTTGTGATGATTACTGGGGACCATGAAGCAACTGCTAAAGCGATTGCCTATGATTTAACCATTATTGACTCGTTGGACGCGCCTTCAATCAAAGGGTCAGCAATTGAAAAAATGACTGATGAAGAGTTATTTGAAGTTGTCAAAGAGACACAAGTTTATGCTCGTGTTTCACCAGAGCATAAACAACGGATTGTCGAACAGCTACAAAAACATGGTGAAATCGTGGCGATGACGGGAGATGGAGTGAATGATGCGCCTGCACTAAGAGCCGCAGATATTGGCATTGCAATGGGAATAGCAGGAACAGAAGTGACGAAGGACTCTGCTGATTTGATTTTACTAGACGATAAGTTTACGACGATCCAAAAAACAGTTGAAAGTGGACGAACCATTTATGCCAATATTAAAAACTTTATGCGTCATGAGCTGACAACAAATGTAGCAGAAGTCTTATCTTTATTAATTGGACTGCTTTTCTTCACAAAAGGGATGGGACAAGTTCCAGCGTCAACACCGACCTTAACAGCTTTAATGATTCTTTGGGTAAATATGGTCAGTGACGCTGTTCCATCATTTTCACTAGGATATGATGTGGCAGAATCAGATATTATGAGTGAGAAACCACGTAATCCAAAAGAGTCAGTCTTAGCAAATTACACCTGGTCTCGTGTGTTGATTCGAGGAACGGTAATGGGATTAATGGTATACGCAGCCTTTATCTTGGCAGCAAAAAATGGAATGAGTAGCAATCAAGCCCAAACAGTAGCCTTTTTAACGCTTGTTTACGGGCAATTATGGCACGTTTTTGATGCCCGTAGCTCTAAAACATTATTTAGAAGAAATCCATTCCAAAATAAACCTTTAGTCGCAGCCGTTTTATTTGCTGGAATTAGTTCGTATCTTGTAACGATTATTCCATTTTTCAATACAGTGATGGGCACAGCCCCATTATCATTAAATGTTTATCTTTTATTGCTAGTTGTTCCTGCAATTCCGACGTTCATTTTATCAGGATTAAAAGAATTATTTGGCATTAAAATCTGGTAA
- a CDS encoding DUF956 family protein, with product MVESINTKVDLVIDATAFTGLTDYGKIMIGNNGFEFYNARDAHKFIQIPWEEVDQVIASVMFKGKWIPRYAIKTKRNGTFTFSSKNPKKVLRAMREYVDPSHMVQSLSFFDVIKRAFKSMGKKKTN from the coding sequence ATGGTAGAGTCAATTAACACAAAGGTAGATTTGGTGATAGATGCCACCGCTTTTACAGGTCTAACAGATTACGGGAAAATTATGATTGGAAATAACGGTTTTGAATTTTACAATGCTCGGGATGCTCATAAATTTATTCAAATTCCGTGGGAAGAAGTTGACCAAGTGATTGCTTCAGTCATGTTTAAGGGGAAATGGATTCCGCGTTATGCGATTAAAACAAAGAGAAATGGGACTTTCACATTTTCGTCAAAAAACCCTAAAAAAGTTCTTAGAGCCATGCGAGAATATGTAGATCCAAGTCATATGGTTCAATCATTGAGCTTCTTTGATGTGATTAAACGAGCATTTAAATCAATGGGGAAAAAGAAAACTAACTAA
- a CDS encoding recombinase family protein, which translates to MAILGYARVSTHYQQLDSQLAALKHYGCDRIYTETESGRNEKRVELNKVLNELQPGDTFVIFKLDRLSRGTKHLLILMEEFKQRNIHFISIQNNIDTTTSMGRFFFTIMSAFAEMEAELISERVISGLNAARNNGKQLGRPPVNKNIELVLDLYQNTDMSIAKIARTTQVSRSTVYRYLEKNNIPLKTK; encoded by the coding sequence TTGGCTATACTAGGTTATGCTCGCGTCAGCACACATTATCAACAACTTGATTCTCAGTTGGCTGCACTGAAACATTACGGATGTGACCGTATCTATACCGAAACAGAGAGTGGTAGAAATGAAAAAAGGGTGGAGCTGAACAAAGTACTTAATGAATTACAACCAGGAGATACATTCGTTATTTTTAAATTAGATCGACTTTCCCGTGGTACAAAACATCTTTTGATTTTAATGGAAGAATTTAAACAACGAAACATTCATTTTATTAGTATTCAAAATAACATTGACACTACTACGTCAATGGGACGTTTCTTTTTTACTATTATGAGCGCTTTTGCTGAAATGGAAGCAGAATTAATCAGCGAAAGAGTCATTTCTGGCCTAAATGCAGCTCGTAACAATGGCAAACAACTCGGCCGTCCACCAGTGAATAAAAATATTGAATTGGTCTTAGATTTATATCAAAATACGGATATGTCAATTGCCAAAATTGCTCGAACAACGCAAGTCTCTAGATCAACTGTTTATCGATATCTTGAGAAAAATAACATCCCATTAAAAACCAAGTAA
- a CDS encoding mannose/fructose/sorbose PTS transporter subunit IIA, whose protein sequence is MVGIILASHGEFAEGILQSGAMIFGEQENVKAITLMPSEGPDDVKAKMEAAIASFDNQDEVLFLVDLWGGTPFNQANSLFEAHKDKWAIVAGMNLPMVIEAYASRFSMTSAQEIATHILGTAKEGVRIQPEELEPKDKTAAVVTEDAQPKGSLAPGTVVGDGKIKFVLARVDSRLLHGQVATAWTKSTQPNRIIVVSDTVAKDDLRKKLIEQAAPPGVKANVIPISKMIEISKDPRFGNTKALLLFENPEDVLRAVEGGVDIKEVNVGSMAHSVGKVVVSKVLSMGPEDVKHFEEMKEKGIKFDVRKVPNDSQANMDDILKKAKAELANAK, encoded by the coding sequence ATGGTAGGAATTATCCTAGCAAGTCATGGCGAATTCGCTGAAGGCATCTTGCAATCTGGCGCAATGATTTTTGGAGAGCAAGAAAACGTAAAGGCTATTACGTTGATGCCAAGTGAAGGTCCAGACGATGTAAAAGCAAAAATGGAAGCTGCAATTGCATCTTTTGACAATCAAGACGAAGTATTATTCTTAGTCGATCTATGGGGCGGAACACCCTTCAATCAAGCAAATAGTTTGTTTGAAGCACACAAAGACAAATGGGCAATCGTTGCCGGTATGAATTTACCAATGGTAATTGAAGCTTATGCGTCACGTTTTTCAATGACGTCAGCTCAAGAAATTGCAACACATATTCTTGGAACAGCTAAAGAAGGGGTTAGAATTCAACCTGAAGAATTAGAGCCTAAAGATAAAACAGCTGCTGTCGTTACTGAAGATGCACAACCAAAAGGATCACTTGCTCCAGGAACGGTTGTTGGAGATGGCAAAATCAAATTTGTATTGGCACGTGTGGATTCTCGTTTATTACACGGTCAAGTTGCAACAGCATGGACAAAATCAACACAACCAAATCGTATTATCGTTGTTTCAGATACAGTTGCAAAAGACGATTTACGTAAAAAATTGATTGAACAAGCTGCACCACCTGGTGTTAAAGCAAATGTTATTCCAATTAGTAAAATGATTGAAATCTCAAAAGATCCTCGCTTTGGAAATACAAAAGCATTGCTATTATTTGAAAACCCTGAAGACGTTCTTAGAGCAGTTGAAGGTGGCGTAGATATCAAAGAAGTAAATGTTGGATCAATGGCTCATTCCGTTGGGAAAGTTGTTGTAAGCAAAGTTCTTTCAATGGGACCAGAAGATGTTAAACATTTTGAAGAAATGAAAGAAAAAGGCATTAAATTTGATGTTCGTAAAGTACCAAATGATTCTCAAGCCAACATGGATGACATTCTTAAAAAAGCAAAAGCTGAATTAGCTAACGCAAAGTAA
- a CDS encoding DUF1002 domain-containing protein: MKLKKILTASFVGLLTLGGLASAHPAQARTSINETWGKPAFTRGVTLNQSQIAETRKLLGIQSDDAVDEFVVDGNVISKYLQNSNNPGAQVYSSSLIQRTSAGDGVKVEIVTPENITLITTEQYRNASITAGVTDATIKVASAVPVTGEGALAGVFMAFDENGQALDKESIAVGQEELGVISGISEANKDNADFSDANLNVAFAEIKAELAKIHEKQDQLATKEDVEKIVNEALKNNNLDKVVTPEQTTQITNFMIRFQNSPAINNKELISQLNNFGKDVMDNAKNWLGEARNSLNSEEAQNFLQKVSNSWDRFVSWVTGFFN, translated from the coding sequence ATGAAACTAAAAAAAATACTTACTGCTAGCTTTGTTGGTCTGTTAACACTGGGTGGATTAGCAAGTGCTCATCCAGCTCAAGCCCGTACGTCAATCAATGAAACATGGGGAAAACCAGCTTTTACAAGAGGCGTAACATTAAATCAAAGCCAAATTGCAGAAACACGCAAGTTATTAGGGATTCAATCAGACGATGCTGTCGATGAGTTTGTCGTAGATGGCAATGTTATTTCAAAATATTTACAAAACAGCAATAATCCAGGTGCCCAAGTTTATTCCAGTTCACTGATTCAACGGACATCAGCAGGTGATGGTGTAAAAGTCGAAATCGTAACGCCCGAAAATATCACATTGATTACTACTGAACAGTATCGAAATGCAAGCATTACAGCAGGTGTAACGGATGCGACCATCAAAGTAGCTTCAGCAGTTCCTGTAACAGGAGAAGGAGCTTTAGCCGGCGTATTTATGGCTTTTGATGAGAATGGTCAAGCGTTAGACAAAGAGTCAATTGCAGTTGGGCAAGAAGAGCTGGGAGTTATTTCAGGAATTTCAGAAGCGAATAAAGACAATGCAGATTTTAGTGACGCGAATCTAAATGTTGCCTTTGCTGAAATTAAAGCGGAACTTGCAAAAATTCATGAAAAACAAGATCAACTTGCGACAAAAGAAGATGTTGAAAAAATTGTCAACGAAGCATTGAAAAACAACAATTTAGATAAAGTTGTGACACCTGAACAAACTACACAAATTACTAATTTCATGATTCGCTTCCAAAATTCGCCAGCGATTAATAACAAAGAATTGATTAGCCAACTCAATAACTTCGGAAAAGACGTTATGGATAATGCGAAAAACTGGCTTGGAGAAGCCCGCAATTCGTTAAACTCAGAAGAAGCACAGAACTTTTTACAAAAAGTAAGCAATAGTTGGGATCGTTTTGTCAGCTGGGTAACAGGATTTTTTAATTAG